ggttcttattgttgttattgatgccattgttcctggataggacagagagaaatggagagaggaagggaagacagagagggggagaaaaagatagacacctgcagacctgcttcactgcctgtgaagcgactcccctgcaggtggggagctggggctccaaacagactccttactccggtccttgcactttgtgccacgtgcgcttaacctggggtgctaccgcccaaccccctacagtccaatgctttatccatggcaccacctctcagaccactattttgttttcttttttttaaatatgtatttatttattccattttgttgcccttgttttattgttgtttatattGTATCGTTgttattcttgatgtcatcgttgtcggataggacaaagagaaatcaaaagaggaggggaagacagagagggggagagaaagataaaaacctgcagacctgcttcactgcttgtgaagtgactcccctgcaggtggggagccgggggctcaaccgggatccttctgctggtccctgggcttagtgccacctgcgcttaacccgctgcgctactacccgaccccctcttttgttttcttttaaagatctatttatttgggGGCTAGGcgacatccaggagcagtggattcatagtgcaggcactatgcaGAGCTGAGAATCGAACCCAAGGCCCACATCCCAATAATGGCCACGTTCAGGCTGCCATGTGAACGTGTCTGTGTGTCTGGCATGTCGAGTGAcatgtgtctgtccctggtgggTGTGACTTGCTCACCTGTGCGGCTCTGCCTGTGTCCTCTGTCCCAAGAGGGAGCAGCCACTCACACCTGCTGGCAGGAGCCCAGGTGTGCCCCAGGCCAGCATCCAGGGTCCCACAGGGGAGTAGCCTCTCATTCCTGTCCAGCCTGGGAGGGGTAGGGACAGCCAGCTCCAGCCTctctgagctcccactccccccaccacctctgccatcatgggTCACCCTGAGCCCAAGTCTCCCTTCTAGGACCTCACACATCCATTTCCAGTTCCCTTGGATCCAAAGCAGCCATGGCCTCCTCCCCCCATGTCAGGCCAAATAGGGACCCCAAGCAACCTCTGGCCCAGGGCTAGATGTTCCCACACTGGGAAAGACACAGTAGGGGCTTCACCCAGCCAGCAGGCTCTTGACTCCAGCCCACTGTGGAGGCAGCAAGGCCGGAGAAGAAAGGAGCAGAGGATGGGCGTTGGGGGAGGATGTGGATGTGTGTGCGTGTCTCTACAGACACACAGAGCTTACCTGGTAGCACACACACCTTACCTGACCACCACGGAGGAGGCCCCAGCTTTaacaacccctggcaccacatgggaatatcaCAGCACTAGCAGAGCTCCTaggacagtggagcagtgctacagtgtttttctctctctgcctgcgtgtgtgtatgtgtgtgtacacgtgggcgtgtgcatgtgtgtgtgtatgatctgGAAAGTCAtagtgtatttttctgttttctatgcTAAAGTGCATCATGATTttcacattatgctatctacccctgcccaataaataaatctttaagaagaatgggatagggagttgagcagtagtgtagtgggttaagtgcaaggatcccagttcgagcccccacctgcaggggaggcacttcacaagcggtgaggcaggtctgcaggtgtctgtctttctctccccctcttctctccccctctctgtctcccccaccccatttctctctgtcctatccaacaacaatggcatcaataacaacaacaataaaacaacaagggcaacaaaagggaataaagaaatattttttaaaaagaagaagaatgggataaAGAATTTGGATAGGGACTGGTGGAAACACAGATACGTGAGGCCTTAGTTCCACAAGAATTAAATGAataacctatggacatctaatctttgacaaaggtgcccagactattcaatggggaaagcagaatctcttcaacaaatggtgttggaaacagtgggttgaaacatgcagaaggatgaaactgaatcactgtatttcaccaaatacaaaagtaaatttcaagtggatcaaggacttggatgttagaccacaaactatcagatacttagaggaaaatattggcagaactcttttccgcataaattttaaagacattttcattgaaacgaatccaattacaaagaagactaaggcaagtacaaacctatgggactacatcaaattaaagagcttcttcacaggaaaagaaactactgcccaaaccaagagacccctcacagaatgggagaagatctttacatgccatacatcagataagagtttaataacagggagtcgggctgtagcgcagcgggttaagcgcaggtggcgcaaagcacaaggaccggcataaggatcccggttcgaaccccggctccccacctgcaggggaatcgcttcacaggcggtgaagcaggtctgcaggtgtctatctttctctcctcctctctgtcttcccctcctctctccatttctgtctctcctatccaacaacaacaacaataactacaacaataaaacaacaagggcaacaaaagggaataaataaattaaataaatattttttaaaaatgagtttaataaccaacatatataaagagcttgccagactcaacaacaagacaacaaataaccccatccaaaaatggggggaggacatggacagaatattcaccacagaagagatccaaaaggccaagaaacacgtgaaaaaatgctccaagtctctgattgtcagagaaatgcaaataaagacaacaatgagataccactttactcctgtgagaatgtcatacatcagcaaaggtaacagcagcaaatgctggagaggatgtggggtcaaaggaaccctcctacactgctggtgggaatgtcaattggtccaacctctgtggagaacagtctggagaactctccgaaggctagaaatggacctaccctatgatcctgcaattcctctcctggggatatatcctaaggaacccaacatatccatccaaaaagatctgtgtacacatatgttcttggcagcacaatttgtaatagccaaaacctggaagcaacccaggtgtccaacaacagatgagtggctgagcaagttgtggtatatatacacaatggaatactactcagctgtaaaaaatggtgacttcaccgttttccattttcagccaatcttggatggaccttgaaaaaatcatgttgagtgaaataagtcagaaacagaaggatgaatatgggatgatctcactctcaggcagaagttgaaaacaagatcagaaaagaaaacacaagtagaacctgaaatggaattggcataacagactctggggtgggtgggtggggagaatacaggtccatgaaggatgataagaggacctagtgggggttgtattgttaaatgggaaactggggattgttatgcatgtacaaactattgtatttactgttgaatgtaaaacattaattccccaataaagaaataaattttaaaaataataataaaaaaataaaaagaaaaaaaagaattaaatgaataaaattaaatctgccccgttccccacctgcaggagggaagctcatggcagtgaagcaggtctgcttcacatGTTCCCAGTGACACTAACCCACCTCCAGGGCTGAGTCAGTTGGCTCCTTCCATGCCCCCTACACCACCCACCTGCAGACTGGAAACTATCTGAGGACATGACAGGGACTCTGCCCTCAGGCCCATGTCAGGTGATGTGGACAagaggcagtgagccccagagtGTTCTATGAGCCAGGCGTCCGGAAAGGGAAAGCTGACCAagcccagcctggcccccactagcacacccccacctccactgAGAATTCATTGTCTCCCATCTGAGATGGACCCCAGCTCTAATCAAATGACACGACTGTTGGGTTCAGTGAACCCCAGTTCCCAGGCACACACAGGTGGCCTGGGCTGCTCCTCCTGGCAGGCCTGGGTCACAGCCAGTCTGTCACAACGTCACTGCGGTGCTGACAATCATTCACAGTTCTACCTTGTCACCTGCGTCATCTCAGGGGAACCCAGGGCCCCAGGGCTAGCAGGAAACTGAGGTCTCAAGGGGGCAAACCAGCAGTCCCCAGTAACAGACAGGAAGTCAAGGTTCAGGGCCTTGTGGTCCCATCTCTGGGGGGGGCAGCTGTGTCCACCCCTCCCCAAGCATATGAGCCCCTCACTCCTAAGGCAGAGGTCAGTGGCAAGGCATGGTAGGCTGTCCTGAGCCTGTGTCCCTGGATGATGGGCCAGGTGCCTGGACAGGGACACCGGCAGGGACTGTGGGTGGCAGTGAGCCAGGCCCGGGGGGTATGTGCTGCAGGAATGACCTTCCTCCTGCTCAGGCAGGAAGGGAAGCCACTAGGAAGACCGACTGGCCAGGCCTCTGCTCTGGAATCAGCTTAGCATTCATCCTGGAACTCTCCATTACACCTGGGGGCTTCTTCTCAGCCCCCATAGGACCCCTGAGGCTTGAGGGAAAAGTTGAAGGGCCCCCTTTCTCAGCAGGAAagcctggggctggggggcaACTTCCAGGGACACCACCTCCAGGCAGCTCTCCTGGGTTTGCTTGCTAACCAACCTCTTTCTTGGGGGTGGGAATGATCCTAGTCCCTGACTCCTGGATTAGGTGAGTCATTCAGGTAAGGGTGTGTTAGGCCACTCCTTGGTGGTTGCTGGCTATGACTTATGGGGCACAGAGTGGTCCCTTTTTCCCATTCTGAAATTCTACTGTTTGCTCAGGAGGGACCTTAGTAGTGCACAGACTACAGCAGAACTCTGGGTGACAGCAGGATGGGGGCAGCTGTCACCTGTTACAGGCTCCTCCAGCCACCTGGAGCAGAACCctggtgtccccccccccccttccagccCCCTCGCCAGGAAGAATCCACTGCTACCTGGGAGAGTGCTTACTAAGTGAATAAGGGCTGAGGAATGGCTTGCTAGGATAGTGCCACgtgtgtgacctgggttcaagcagggtccccactgcattgaaggaaacatcCGTGCTGTGGTCGGtctgtccctctgcctctgcctctaaaAAGAAAACGTTAATAAAGACCTGAGAGAcagaggtgggttttttttttaatttttaaaaaatatttatttattcccttttgttgcccttgttttttattgtagttattactgttgttgttattgatgtcgtcattgttggataggacagagaaatggagagaggaggagaagacagagagggggagagaaagacacacctgcagacctgcttcgccgcctttaaagcaactcccctgcaggtggggagccgggggcttgaaccgggatccttaggctggtacttgctttgcgccacctgcgcttaacccgcctcgctaccgcccgactcccgagatagAGTATTttgagtggggaaaaaaaatttttttttgagatttacgTTATTcattctgaaagagagagagagagagaaaccagagcagccCTCCGGCCTGAGGGTGCCGGGAGTCACAGTGGGGCCCCCCGGTTTGCAGGTGCACAGCTGAGTGAAATCATCTCTGATGGGCGACAAGGAGAGGCCGCCGCATGTGACCCCGGGCTCCGCCTTCTGGATGCAACTTCGCCTCCCCAGGACGCGGTTCGGGGCTTCTGGCGTCCATGCTCCCCCGAGGGAAGCCCCcaggagccccagcaactggGCGGGGGACCCCCGTGGGCCTTGGTCTCCCCACCTCCGTCCCCAGGACAAGTCCTCAGGGGGCCGCGGGGGAGTGGCAGGTCCCCAGACGCCCTGGAGGGGGCGCCCTTCGAGATGTGGCCCCTGGCTGCGCCCCGAGAAAGGCGCGGGGACCGCAGGGCAGCTCCGTAGGGAGCGGAGGGCGGGTGGGGTGACACGGCCGGGCAGGGTGACCTGGGCGGCCCGGCCCCGCCTCCGGGAACGAGGTGACGGCCGCAGGACCCGGGACACCGAGGGGTTAACGCACCTGGgccgcccctccccgccccccgaaGGGGAGAGTCAAGACGGGGGCGTCGCCGCCTCGCCCCGCCCGTCCGGTCCCCGCCCGCTATCCCCGCCGCGGCCACCAGAGCTGCGACCCGCGCCGCTCCGCCGCCCCGGCCCGGGCCGCCATGTCGCAGCAGTGGTGAGTGGGCGCCCGGGGGGCCGGGGCTGGGGcgcagggagcccaggcttcccCCCTCCGGGGGCGCGCGGGGACCCCAGGGCTCCCTCTCCTTTGGGGGCGCACAGGGCCGGGACCTCTGACTTCTCCGGGGGGCGCACGGGGCCGGGGCGCGGGAACCCCGGGGCTCCGTCTCCTCCGGGGCGCACTGGGCTGGTGGCGCCCGGACCCCTGAATTCTGCTCCGCGGGCGCGGGGCCCCAAGCTTCCCCTCCTTTGGGACGCGCATGGAGCAGCGGACGGGAGAGCCCGCGCCTCTGCTCCTCCGGGGCGCACAGGGCTCAGGTGCGGGAACCCCCGGCTTCCCCTGGGAAGGAGGCGTGCACTGGACTGGGGTGCACTGGGCTGGGGTCCCAGGACCACAACttttgcagggagggagcaggggacAAAGGACTTGGCTGCGGGACCCCCGGACTTCCTGCCTCCAGAGCCCGTTGGGAGACCCAGGGGGACTTCGCATTCCCGTGGCCTGGGATGCGGAGCGACGCGCGGGCCGGTgcctgaacccccagctcccaacacacacacaacacacacactcctccaTTCAGGCGGGCAGCCGCCTCGGCCGGGGGCATCCCGTGCCAGGGGCGAAGGCGCCCCTGCCACCCCACTCCGGTTCTCCTGCCTCCTCTGCCCTGGGGCGCATCACCCTCAGAGAACTTTCTCCCTTGGGGCGGAGGAGTTTCGTCTGGACCAGGCTGGGGTGAGGACTGGTCCCGAGGGGTCCTCATTCCCAGGTgtccgccccccaccccacccccctacacacacacacactctctctctctctctctctctctctctctctctcttcctgtggctTCCTTTAACTGGGATGCCCAGCCGGACTGAACTCCAAACTAGAGCCAGGAAAGATCACATCTTGGGCTCATGCATCCATTGCCACCCTCACACAGGACTCCCCAGGCCCTCAGCCCAGGTTAGAGCCTGCTCCCCAGTGTCCCCCACATTTGTTATTGGGGTTCTCTGGCTGCAGAGGTGCCATCTGCTCTTCCAagtttttttaagataaagtgatgggggggccaggtggtactgcacctggtggagtgcacatgctgcagtgcacacggacctgtgttcaagccctggccccacctgcaggggggaagcttcacaagtggcgaagcaaggctgcaggtgtctctgtctctctccctctcttatctccccactcctctcttgatttctgtctttgaccaaatagataaataaaaattaaaagaaagtatttttacaacagattttattattatttttttctttatttttcccccccGAGCACtattcagccctggcttatgatgcaagggattgaacctgtgactttggaacctcaggcatgagagtctctttgcataaccattatgctatctaccctgcccctcaaaataaagtattttatttatttacttatttattttgcttccagggttatcgctggggcttggtgcctgcactacaaatccactgctcctggaggccgtttttttcctccattttttgttgcccttgtagttgttattgttattgttgtcatagctgttgttgttgttggataggacagagagaaatggagagaggagggggagagacagacacctgcttcaccacttgtaaagcggccccctgcaggtggggagctgggggggctcgaaccaggatccttgagccggttcttgcgctttgtgccatgtgtacttaacccgctgtgctcctactgcccagcccccagaaagtatttttaaaaagagagagtgataGAGTAGGGGCCAGCCTCAAACATGGGtgactcacatggcaaagcagtgactGCCCATTGGCCAAGCCCTCCAGATATACATTACCCAAAGGGTCACCAGCTTTGTGAAgggaaatgaacacacacacaccttcccttgGCAGGAGCTGAGAATAGGACAGCTGCAGGCTCCTTAGATAGCTCCCCAACCCATGTCCTTGTCCTCATTTCTGACAAGGGTGGCCTCAAGAGGTTAATGCAGACCCCCTCCATGTCATTGGGCTTATAAGTGTgtgagcctgggcttgaaccccaggatAGTCAACGTGTCTCGTTCCTTCCtctctgctctgccccctcctaaCCCCACACCCCACCAGGAAGAGGACCGTCTACAAGAGTGTCTGCCTGTCCCTGGCCCTACTTGTGGCTGTCACTGTCTTCCAGCACAGTGACACCCCCAACCAGTTCCTGCACCGGCCCCCCTCGCCCACCTTGGGGCTGCAGAAACCTCCCGGCAACCCACTGAAGCCTGTGGGCTTCTGGAAGACTCCCCAGGATGTGGTCCCCCCTACAGCCGAGGCTTCCAGGGGGCCCCAGGTCTGGGACGTGACCACTACCAACTGCTCGGCCAATACCAACCTGAGCCACCAAGCCTGGTTCCAgggcctggagccccacttccagcAGTTCCTGCTCTACCGCCACTGCCGCTACTTCCCGCTGCTGCTGAACCACCCGGAGAAGTGCCACGGTGAGGTCTACCTGCTGGTGGCCGTCAAGTCAGTGGTGACTCAGCATGACCGACGCGAGGCCATCCGCCAGACTTGGGGGCGTGAGTGGGCGTCAGCGGGCAGGGGTCGGGGCGCCGTGCGCACCCTCTTCCTCCTGGGTTCCCCCTCCAAGCAGGAGGAGCGGGCCCACTACCAGCAGCTGCTGGCCTACGAGGACCGGCTGTACGGCGACATCCTGCAGTGGGACTTCCTCGACAGCTTCTTCAACCTGACGCTCAAGGAGGTCCATTTCCTCAAGTGGCTGGACACTTACTGCCCCGACGTGCACTTTGTCTTCAAAGGCGATGACGACGTCTTTGTCAACCCTGCCAACCTGCTGGAGTTCCTGGCCGACCGGCGGCCGCAGGAGGACCTGTTCGTGGGTGACATCCTGCGGCATGCCCGGCCCATCCGTCGGAGGGACAACAAGTACTACATCCCGGGGAGTCTGTACAGCAAGGCCAGCTATCCCCCCTACGCGGGCGGCGGCGGCTTCCTCATGGCGGGCGGACTGGCCCGCCGTCTGCACCACGCCTGTGACACGCTGGAGCTCTACCCCATCGACGACGTGTTCCTGGGCATGTGCCTGGAGGTGCTGGGCGTGCAGCCCACAGCCCACGAGGGCTTCAAGACCTTTGGCATCTCCCGCAACCGTGCCAGCCGCCTCAACAAGGAGCCCTGCTTCTTCCGCTCCATGCTGGTGGTGCACAAGTTGCTGCCCCCCGAGCTGCTGGCCATGTGGGGGCTGGTACACGGCAACCTCACCTGTGCCCGCCAGCTGCGCGTGCTGTGACCCACTTGGTGGCAGGGGCCCCCACATGCCACCCGCAGGCAGGTGGAAGCTAGGGGCTCCTTGACGTGGAGAGGGGTGCTGGTCACATTCCAGAAAGGGAAAGCTGAGACTGGGGGCATTTGTAGCTGCCCAGATCAGAGTCCCAGAGTCAGGGGAGAGGTGGGAAGGAGGCCGGgcacccccagaccccagaccctgtgGGAGGCCGACAGCCCTTGCAGGAACCTTGGGCTCTGACAGCTGGCGCTGGATGGCTCTGGTCTTcacaagagaaggggagactcTTTGTCTCATGAAATCCCACCTCAGTCTCCCTGGGGGCCCTAGTGGAGCTTCCAGAAGGAGCTCCAGCCACCCTGTGCAGGCTCACAGGCTCCCCCAAACTCCTACAATCCACACCCCTGGGCCTCCTGCACACACAACCTCAGAAGCCCTCCCTGCAGCCGGCACAGCCCCAGAGTCACCCTCGGCCCCCAGGTGGCAACTTGTGGGCTCCACCTGGGTCCTTTCTGGAAGCCTGACTGGCCACTGACTACCTCAGCACTCCTCAGGAGCTCTGGAGAGGCCGaacaccctcccaccccacccctaccctgacgcagggccacagagcagTGCTCCAGCCCCAGTCATGGTGCTCCCCGCTGGAAACCAGCCCCTGGAGCGAACGGTCCTCTGTTACTGTGAAGTTTTATTTatgaggggtgggagggagtggAGTGGGCCTGAGGCCTGGGTACATGgcatcctcccttcccccttccaccAACACCCCCCGGCACCCCTGTGCTCACCTGCCCCTCCAGAACCCTGTACCCCACTCCCCCAGGACCTATGCAGAcctgtagagagagggagagagaccaggagtaCTGGTGTGGTGGTGGGGTTCAGGGGCAATGGGGTGGTGGTGACCCACCTCAGTGTACCCCAGGGTGCCATCACCTGGCAGGGAGACATGAGGggctcactcccacccccaataaaCAGGGCCTGGATTTTCTTGGGTGTGGACTGTTGAGGTGCATTATCATTGGGGTCTGTCTGGACACATTCTGGCTGGGGGTGGTAGGTGGGCACCAGGACCCCCCCTCCAGAGGCCCTAGACAGAGGTGCCAGAACTGGGTGGCACCACAGCATTCTCAAGCAACTGGCTGGTGttcccagggaggggctgggaacCACAGGGACATTGTAGTGGGTGAGATTATGTGGtgcgggggtaggggggtggcTGCCATGGCCCTCTGCCCAACCTGGGAGCTCTGATAAGGATGATGGAAGTGGGGTCCAGTGTTGGGTGAAGGGGCCCTGATAAGCAACAGGATGATGGAAGTGGGGTCCAGTGTTGGGTGAAGGGGCCCTGATAAGCAACAGCAAGCTTTGAAACTGACTCAGAGGGGtctagtggggggaggggaggcaagaGCCTACAAAGGTGTTAAAAGCGTGgctgcagggagttgggtggtaggtagcgcagcgggttaagtgcatgtggcgcaaagtgcaaggacctgcataaggaacccggtttgagcccccagctccccacctgcaggggagtcgcttcacaggcggtgaagcaggtcttcaggtgtctgtctttctctccccctctctgtcttcctctcctccatttctctctgtcctacccaacaaggataacaacaataataactacaacaataaaaaaacaagggtaacaaaagggaataaataaataaattttttaaaaaatcttgactAGCTGCTGTCCTCCAAAATGGGTGGGGGACAGTACCTTCAGGAGAAGGGCTGCAGGGACCCCGAGGAGAGGCAGCTGCCCCCCGCCGGTGCCAGCTCTGACTGAACCAGACAGTATGgtccacctggccccatgtcacTCCATGTTTACACTGAACTGCTGGCCCAGGGGGCTGAGAGGACATCTGAGCACAGGAGCTGGTGTGACACCAAAGGCTGACCCGGCTGCTAGTGCAAGCCTGGAAATAGGCGTGGTAAAAATGATGGGGTCCCTGGTGTGGGGGCCATCCAggtgagaacacatgttactaggctcaaagacccaggctcgagtccccacctgcaggagggaggcttcatgagcagtgaagcagacctacaggtgtctctatctccccctcccctcgcaattactctctgtcctctcaaataaaatatatgtaaagtgggagtcaggcggtagcgcagcaggttgcgaagcacaaggaccagcttaaggatcccggttcgagcgcctggctccccacctgcaggggagtcgcttctcaggtggtgaagcaggtctgcaggtgtctgtctttctctcctctctgtcttctcctcctctctccatttctctctgtcctatccaacaacaacaacatcaacaatataaaacaagggcaacaaaagagaaaataaatttttaaaaaattttaaaagaaggaagaaaaagaaatggccactgggagtggtgccagccactgagccccagtgataaccctgctgacaattttttttaaaaatgagggggtgggggcactgggtggtggcacacctggttgggtgcacaaggacccaggttccaacccctggtctccacctgcagggggaaagctttgtgagtggtgaagcaggtctgcaggtgtctctttttctctcctccctctgtcttcccctcctctctccatttctctctgtcctatccaacaacgacaacatcgataacaacaacaataataactacaataacaagggcaacaaaagggaaaataaatatttttaaaaagtgagaagagaaaaaaagtggtGGAAGGGAGGTATTTTAGGATTGCCAGGGCAGGGAGCTAGGCTAGGCAGGATGGTCACAGGTGGACACAGGCCCAGGTAGGGTGTTCAGAGGGGGTCGAGGCAGGTTGTGACCCCAGGGTAGTAGGTGAACAGATGGTGCAGCTGAATTAGGGGTCTGAGAAGGGGAGGGGCCAGGAAGCAGGCAGGACCTGGGCTCAGACCTACCAGGTAGAAGGGGGTATTCAGACTTGGTCCTGAGGACAGATGGGGGCAGAAACTTTGGCTGGCAACCTCTGCCTCTGGCAGGTTCTGGCTGAACCCCATGAACTGGGGCAAGCAGGCTCATTCTCAGCCTAGGAACTTCTTAAGCCTTTGCCCCATGGGGGCCTTGCTGTCCACCCCACTTCTGACCTGGGCTGGCAGAGCTGGGGTATTTGCATAGCAGAAGGAAGGGGCTGGTATCCATCTAAGGGATCATTGTAGAGGCCCCCAGCCCAGGGTGGGAGCAGGAGCACAGAAGATGAGCCCCCATCTTGGAGGTGAAATAGCTGTCTGAATTAAAAGTGAGGGACAGTAGGGGTGAGAAAGGCCACCCTTGCCAAGAGTCAGGGTGCCTTTTGCTGGCAGCAGGGAACCGTCATAACCTCCCACAACAGGGAATAACAAAGTCAGGTGGGAACCCTGAAAACAGCCTCACCCTGAGACTCCACAATGAAGTCTCAGTTCCTCCAGGAAAGAAGAGGTTGGGAGTCGCCTGCCCCCCTGGGAGCCAGCCTGTTCCGAGGCCCCAGCTCAGACCTGCCTGCAGACACTGGCCTCAGCTGGCTCCTGGCTGCCTCTGTGGTCAGTACTTAACTGGCCCTGGTTCCAGTCTGTCTGCTCTGAAGACAGCCCTGGCCAGCCCCAGGTCAGTGCCCCTTATTTAGGGCAAACATATACAAAGTGCATTCTGGTTTCCAGAACCTTGAGGTGTTTTCAGTTTTGTTCCCTCTTGTTAGAAAGCTGCCATTTTTCTAGAACGTTTTACATGCCTGGTGCTAAGGCCAGCGTTTTACATGCACAGGAAGCCTACCCTTAACTCAGgacacagactttcatgcctgaggctctgagaccccagat
This portion of the Erinaceus europaeus chromosome 7, mEriEur2.1, whole genome shotgun sequence genome encodes:
- the B3GNT7 gene encoding UDP-GlcNAc:betaGal beta-1,3-N-acetylglucosaminyltransferase 7, which gives rise to MSQQWKRTVYKSVCLSLALLVAVTVFQHSDTPNQFLHRPPSPTLGLQKPPGNPLKPVGFWKTPQDVVPPTAEASRGPQVWDVTTTNCSANTNLSHQAWFQGLEPHFQQFLLYRHCRYFPLLLNHPEKCHGEVYLLVAVKSVVTQHDRREAIRQTWGREWASAGRGRGAVRTLFLLGSPSKQEERAHYQQLLAYEDRLYGDILQWDFLDSFFNLTLKEVHFLKWLDTYCPDVHFVFKGDDDVFVNPANLLEFLADRRPQEDLFVGDILRHARPIRRRDNKYYIPGSLYSKASYPPYAGGGGFLMAGGLARRLHHACDTLELYPIDDVFLGMCLEVLGVQPTAHEGFKTFGISRNRASRLNKEPCFFRSMLVVHKLLPPELLAMWGLVHGNLTCARQLRVL